A single window of Rhizobium sp. SL42 DNA harbors:
- a CDS encoding ribonuclease D, with product MAPTIRFHEGDISADDAARYTGAIAIDTETLGLVPRRDRLCLVQLSSGDDSADIIRIAAGQKEAPNLVAMLADPARQKIFHYGRFDIAVLFHTFGVTTTPVFCTKIASRLSRTYTDRHGLKDNLKEMLEVDISKVQQSSDWAAQTLSKAQLEYAASDVLYLHALRDRLIARLLRDGRMDHAKACFEFLPTRAKLDLLGWDETDIFAHS from the coding sequence ATGGCACCGACGATCCGCTTTCACGAAGGTGATATTTCCGCAGACGATGCCGCGCGCTACACCGGTGCAATCGCAATCGATACGGAAACACTGGGCCTTGTTCCGCGACGTGATCGGCTCTGTCTGGTGCAGCTTTCGTCAGGCGACGACAGCGCCGACATCATTCGCATAGCGGCGGGTCAAAAAGAGGCTCCCAATCTCGTCGCCATGCTGGCCGATCCTGCCCGCCAGAAGATCTTTCACTATGGGCGTTTCGATATTGCCGTCCTATTTCACACCTTTGGCGTGACCACCACACCGGTATTCTGCACGAAGATCGCCTCACGCTTGAGCCGAACCTACACGGATCGCCACGGCCTGAAGGACAATCTGAAGGAGATGCTGGAAGTCGATATCTCCAAGGTGCAGCAGTCGTCGGATTGGGCCGCCCAGACACTGAGCAAGGCTCAACTTGAATATGCCGCTTCTGATGTTCTTTATCTTCATGCGCTGCGCGATCGCCTGATTGCCCGTCTGCTCCGAGATGGCCGTATGGACCACGCTAAGGCCTGCTTCGAGTTTTTGCCAACGCGAGCAAAGCTCGACCTGCTAGGCTGGGACGAAACCGACATTTTTGCACATAGCTGA
- the cmk gene encoding (d)CMP kinase, with amino-acid sequence MIIAIDGPAAAGKGTLSRLIAENYGFHHLDTGLTYRATAKALLDAGLPLDDEGVAAEMACSVELAGLDREILSAHEIGEAASKIAVMPSVRRALVEAQRAFSSREPGTVLDGRDIGTVVCPQAPVKLYVTASPEVRAKRRFDEIVGKGGSASFDAIFDDVKRRDERDMGRADSPLKPAADAHLLDTSEMSIEAAFQAAKVLIDAALDKA; translated from the coding sequence ATGATCATCGCCATTGATGGACCTGCTGCAGCCGGCAAGGGAACGCTATCGCGCCTTATCGCCGAAAACTATGGGTTCCATCACCTCGACACGGGGCTTACCTACCGCGCCACAGCCAAGGCCCTGCTGGATGCGGGACTTCCGCTCGACGACGAAGGCGTTGCAGCGGAAATGGCGTGCTCCGTCGAGCTTGCGGGCCTCGACCGTGAGATCCTGTCGGCACACGAAATCGGCGAGGCCGCCTCGAAGATCGCTGTCATGCCCTCTGTGCGTCGCGCGCTGGTCGAAGCGCAACGTGCCTTTTCCAGCCGCGAGCCCGGAACCGTGCTCGACGGTCGCGATATCGGCACCGTCGTCTGCCCGCAGGCGCCGGTGAAACTCTATGTCACGGCCTCACCCGAGGTTCGAGCCAAGCGTCGCTTCGACGAGATTGTCGGCAAGGGCGGATCTGCCAGCTTCGACGCCATTTTCGATGACGTGAAGCGTCGCGACGAGCGCGATATGGGCCGTGCGGACAGCCCCTTGAAACCAGCTGCAGACGCGCACTTGCTAGATACATCGGAAATGAGTATAGAGGCGGCGTTTCAGGCAGCGAAGGTCTTGATCGACGCCGCCTTGGATAAAGCATGA
- a CDS encoding SDR family NAD(P)-dependent oxidoreductase, with the protein MTKIAWITGSSSGIGRALVLRLVRDGYTVAVSARGGDALADLATSAPHHIRPFPLDVTDGAAVQTVAETIEATLGPIDLAIFAAGSYTRDYAEGFSSARTRQMFELNVLGTAQCLEAIMPRMMKNRHGHIAVVASVSGYVGLPGAASYGATKAALNALCEALYPELDSHGVKLTIVNPGFVDTPLTQKNDFPMPFLVSAEQAADSIANGLNTNRFEIIFPWKMALAIRLLHALPHRLRFAITRRMLRPPAS; encoded by the coding sequence ATGACCAAGATCGCGTGGATTACCGGTTCAAGCTCCGGCATCGGCCGGGCACTCGTTCTGAGACTGGTGCGCGACGGCTATACCGTCGCCGTCAGCGCCCGTGGCGGTGACGCACTGGCTGATCTGGCCACAAGTGCGCCGCATCATATCCGACCTTTCCCGCTCGATGTCACGGACGGAGCGGCAGTTCAGACTGTTGCAGAGACGATCGAGGCAACCCTCGGCCCTATCGATCTGGCGATCTTTGCCGCTGGCTCCTATACGCGCGACTACGCTGAAGGCTTCAGCAGCGCGCGCACCCGGCAGATGTTCGAGTTGAACGTCCTGGGCACCGCGCAATGCCTCGAGGCGATCATGCCGCGCATGATGAAAAACAGACACGGCCATATTGCCGTTGTCGCTTCGGTGTCGGGCTATGTCGGGCTGCCGGGTGCCGCGAGCTACGGTGCCACAAAGGCGGCGCTCAACGCTTTGTGCGAGGCGCTTTACCCGGAACTGGACAGCCACGGCGTAAAACTGACCATCGTCAATCCCGGTTTTGTCGACACACCCTTGACCCAGAAGAACGATTTTCCCATGCCCTTTCTGGTGTCGGCAGAACAAGCCGCCGACAGCATTGCGAACGGCCTTAACACAAACCGGTTCGAGATCATCTTTCCCTGGAAAATGGCGCTCGCAATCCGGCTGCTCCACGCATTGCCGCATAGGCTGAGATTTGCCATTACCCGCAGAATGTTGCGGCCCCCCGCCTCCTGA
- a CDS encoding phosphomannomutase: MAVKFGTSGLRGLSSELVGSVSALYATAFARFLLEKNLVGTGGRVVIARDFRQSSPEIAATVMAALTRAGLTPIDCGTIPTPALALYGAAINAGGIMITGSHIPADRNGIKFYRPDGEIDKQDEQAIVALATSLADDAEANRVETGSGSNHEAQATELFLARNFATLPSQALAGMRVGIYQHSTVARDMMVKVFEHFGATVFPLGRSEQFIPVDTEAVSDQTVALLAEWTDELALDTIVSTDGDGDRPLVSDECGTPLRGDLLGLVSARFLKAAVVATPVTSNSGLEADGRFTVVRTRVGSPFVIAAMNEALAGGQTGVIGFEANGGLMLGSDFDVGTSMLKALPTRDSFLPALAVLATAKQTGQSLSALAASFSMPIALSDRLENFAVERSAALMAHLRHSPENLANFLVPLGDVQSISDIDGLRVTLDDQSIVHFRPSGNAPEMRCYVEAPTADAAKTLLKRGLALLESWQA, translated from the coding sequence ATGGCAGTGAAGTTTGGAACTAGCGGGTTGCGCGGGCTTTCCTCTGAACTGGTCGGAAGCGTATCGGCCCTCTATGCAACAGCCTTTGCCCGGTTCCTACTGGAAAAGAACCTCGTCGGCACTGGCGGCCGTGTCGTCATCGCAAGGGATTTTCGCCAATCGAGCCCGGAGATTGCGGCAACCGTCATGGCTGCGCTCACCCGTGCGGGACTGACGCCGATCGATTGCGGGACGATCCCGACTCCGGCACTGGCGCTGTATGGCGCAGCGATCAACGCCGGCGGCATTATGATCACCGGATCACACATTCCCGCGGATCGGAACGGCATCAAATTCTATCGGCCGGACGGCGAAATCGACAAGCAGGACGAACAGGCAATCGTCGCACTGGCAACGAGCCTCGCGGATGACGCCGAGGCCAATCGCGTCGAAACAGGCTCCGGCTCCAATCACGAGGCGCAGGCAACGGAACTTTTCCTGGCACGGAACTTCGCAACACTGCCCAGCCAAGCGCTTGCCGGCATGCGTGTGGGCATCTACCAGCACAGCACCGTCGCCCGTGACATGATGGTCAAGGTCTTCGAACATTTCGGCGCAACTGTATTCCCGCTCGGCCGCTCGGAGCAGTTCATCCCGGTCGACACCGAGGCCGTATCGGACCAGACTGTCGCCTTGCTGGCGGAATGGACGGACGAACTGGCGCTCGACACAATCGTTTCGACAGATGGAGACGGCGACCGGCCGCTGGTTTCGGACGAGTGTGGAACGCCCTTGCGCGGCGACCTGCTTGGTCTTGTCTCAGCGCGCTTTCTGAAGGCGGCGGTTGTCGCAACACCGGTAACCTCCAATTCCGGCCTCGAGGCTGACGGACGGTTTACCGTCGTCCGCACGCGTGTCGGATCGCCTTTCGTCATTGCAGCGATGAACGAAGCGCTGGCGGGCGGACAAACAGGCGTTATCGGTTTCGAGGCCAATGGCGGCCTGATGCTGGGTTCGGATTTCGATGTCGGGACGAGCATGCTGAAGGCACTGCCGACACGCGACAGTTTTCTGCCAGCGCTGGCCGTTCTGGCAACGGCAAAGCAGACTGGCCAATCGCTTTCGGCGCTCGCCGCATCGTTCAGCATGCCAATCGCGCTCAGTGACCGGCTGGAGAATTTCGCCGTAGAGCGCAGCGCGGCTTTGATGGCGCATCTGCGCCACTCTCCCGAGAACCTAGCGAATTTTCTTGTGCCATTGGGCGACGTGCAATCGATCAGCGACATCGATGGCTTGCGCGTCACACTCGATGATCAATCGATCGTTCACTTCCGGCCGTCAGGCAACGCACCGGAGATGCGTTGCTATGTCGAGGCGCCCACTGCTGACGCGGCAAAAACGCTGCTGAAGCGCGGACTGGCACTATTGGAAAGCTGGCAGGCCTGA
- a CDS encoding nicotinate phosphoribosyltransferase — protein sequence MTLNAILNTDSYKLGHYLQYPADTHAISALITTRGNSFRPEVMFFGLQMFLKEYLSKPITAADIEEAEDVAGLHGQPFDRTGWTHILKAHGGFLPLRIAALPEGIAIRRGVPVVQVVNTDPLVPWLTSHIEPALLRAVWYPSTVATTAWRLRLAIQPYLDRTADDIADLQRNRISDYGARGTSSLEQAALGGAAHLVHFDSSDSLPGILHARRYYGARMAGKSIPAAEHSTITAWGQSREPNAFANMIDRFSKFAAYSVVSDSFDLNNAVAEIWGKQLQTKVRASGATLVVRPDSGDPIETPVQVVAQLAYAYGTRLNSKGFKVLDGNVRVIQSDGVSLQDIQMILGRLEGMGFSAENISFGMGSALLHKVNRDTLSFTMRASALKDDRGVWRDIGRRPTNPQEKAPMSGRLAVITDGTDIVNIPLAELGSRENILHPVWENGTLVRDWSFDEIRQRAAEAIDPR from the coding sequence ATGACACTCAATGCGATTTTGAACACGGACAGCTACAAGCTCGGGCACTATCTGCAATATCCCGCAGATACCCACGCCATCAGTGCCCTCATCACCACTCGCGGCAACTCCTTCCGGCCGGAAGTTATGTTTTTCGGGCTGCAGATGTTCCTGAAGGAATATCTCTCGAAGCCGATCACCGCTGCCGATATCGAGGAGGCGGAAGATGTCGCGGGGCTCCACGGGCAGCCCTTCGACCGTACGGGCTGGACACATATCCTCAAGGCTCACGGCGGATTTCTGCCGCTGCGCATCGCGGCCCTGCCCGAAGGCATTGCCATTCGGCGCGGCGTGCCTGTCGTGCAGGTCGTCAACACGGATCCGTTGGTACCGTGGCTAACGTCGCATATCGAGCCAGCACTGCTGCGCGCGGTCTGGTATCCGTCGACGGTGGCCACCACGGCATGGCGCCTGCGGCTGGCAATCCAACCATATCTCGATCGCACAGCCGACGATATCGCTGACCTGCAAAGGAACCGCATCAGCGACTATGGCGCGCGCGGCACATCCAGTCTGGAACAGGCAGCTTTGGGCGGCGCGGCGCATCTCGTGCATTTCGACAGCTCCGATTCCCTGCCGGGCATCTTGCATGCACGCCGCTACTATGGCGCCCGGATGGCTGGCAAATCCATCCCGGCTGCAGAACACAGCACGATCACCGCATGGGGCCAGAGCCGAGAGCCCAATGCCTTTGCCAACATGATCGACCGTTTCTCGAAGTTCGCCGCCTATTCTGTCGTGTCGGACAGCTTCGATCTCAACAACGCAGTTGCGGAGATCTGGGGTAAACAATTGCAGACCAAGGTTCGGGCATCCGGGGCGACATTGGTCGTGCGGCCCGATAGCGGCGATCCGATCGAAACCCCGGTTCAGGTTGTGGCGCAGCTCGCCTACGCCTACGGCACACGGCTGAACAGCAAGGGCTTCAAGGTTCTGGATGGGAATGTCAGGGTCATCCAATCAGATGGCGTATCGCTACAAGACATCCAGATGATCCTGGGTCGACTGGAAGGCATGGGGTTTTCGGCCGAGAACATTTCCTTCGGTATGGGCTCGGCACTGCTGCACAAGGTAAACCGGGATACCCTGTCCTTCACCATGCGGGCAAGTGCGCTCAAGGACGACAGGGGCGTCTGGCGCGACATCGGGCGGCGACCGACAAATCCTCAGGAAAAAGCGCCCATGTCCGGCCGGCTGGCGGTGATCACAGATGGCACCGACATCGTCAATATCCCCCTCGCCGAACTTGGCAGCCGGGAGAACATCCTGCACCCGGTCTGGGAGAACGGCACGCTTGTGCGCGACTGGAGCTTTGACGAGATCCGACAGCGCGCCGCGGAAGCGATAGACCCGCGCTGA
- the rpsA gene encoding 30S ribosomal protein S1, producing the protein MSVSTPSREDFAALLEESFAKTDLAEGYVAKGIITAIEKDVAIVDVGLKVEGRIALKEFGARAKDGTLKVGDEVEVYVERIENALGEAVLSREKARREESWIKLEAKFEAGERVEGVIFNQVKGGFTVDLDGAVAFLPRSQVDIRPIRDVTPLMHNPQPFEILKMDKRRGNIVVSRRTVLEESRAEQRSEIVQNLEEGQVVDGVVKNITDYGAFVDLGGIDGLLHVTDMAWRRVNHPSEILSIGQSVKVQIIRINQETHRISLGMKQLESDPWDGIAAKYPVGKKISGTVTNITDYGAFVELEPGIEGLIHISEMSWTKKNVHPGKILSTTQDVDVVVLEVDPSKRRISLGLKQTLENPWQAFAFSHPAGTEVEGEVKNKTEFGLFIGLEGDVDGMVHLSDLDWNRPGEQVIEEFNKGDVVKAVVLDVDVEKERISLGIKQLGRDAVGEAATSGELRKNAVVSCEVIAINDGGVEVKLVAHEDITSFIRRADLARDRDDQRPERFSVGQVFDARVTNFSKKDRKVMLSIKALEIAEEKEAVAQFGSSDSGASLGDILGAALKNRTND; encoded by the coding sequence ATGTCTGTTTCTACCCCGTCGCGGGAGGACTTTGCAGCCCTTCTCGAAGAATCCTTTGCCAAGACCGATCTGGCAGAAGGCTATGTTGCCAAGGGCATCATCACAGCCATCGAGAAGGACGTCGCAATCGTTGACGTCGGTCTCAAGGTTGAAGGCCGCATCGCGCTGAAGGAATTCGGCGCACGTGCCAAGGACGGCACGCTGAAGGTTGGCGACGAAGTCGAAGTTTACGTCGAGCGCATCGAAAATGCTCTTGGCGAAGCTGTTCTGTCGCGCGAAAAGGCTCGCCGCGAAGAAAGCTGGATCAAGCTCGAAGCCAAGTTCGAAGCTGGTGAGCGCGTTGAAGGCGTCATCTTCAACCAGGTCAAGGGCGGCTTCACGGTCGACCTCGACGGCGCTGTCGCCTTCCTGCCGCGTTCGCAGGTCGACATTCGCCCGATCCGCGACGTCACCCCGCTGATGCACAACCCGCAACCCTTCGAAATCCTCAAGATGGACAAGCGTCGCGGCAACATCGTTGTATCGCGCCGTACGGTCCTCGAAGAATCGCGCGCCGAGCAGCGTTCGGAAATCGTGCAGAACCTCGAAGAAGGCCAGGTTGTTGACGGCGTCGTCAAGAACATCACCGATTACGGTGCGTTCGTTGACCTCGGCGGCATCGACGGCCTGCTGCACGTCACCGACATGGCATGGCGCCGCGTCAACCATCCTTCGGAAATCCTGTCCATCGGCCAGTCGGTCAAGGTTCAGATCATCCGCATCAACCAGGAAACCCACCGCATCTCGCTCGGCATGAAGCAGCTCGAGTCGGATCCGTGGGATGGCATCGCTGCCAAGTACCCGGTTGGCAAGAAGATCTCCGGTACCGTGACCAATATCACCGACTACGGTGCATTCGTCGAGCTGGAGCCGGGCATCGAAGGCCTGATCCACATCTCGGAAATGTCCTGGACGAAGAAGAACGTTCATCCCGGCAAGATCCTTTCGACCACGCAGGACGTCGACGTCGTCGTTCTCGAAGTCGATCCGTCGAAGCGCCGTATCTCGCTCGGTCTCAAGCAGACCCTCGAGAACCCGTGGCAGGCATTTGCCTTCAGCCATCCGGCCGGCACTGAAGTCGAAGGCGAAGTCAAGAACAAGACCGAATTCGGCCTGTTCATCGGCCTCGAAGGCGACGTCGACGGCATGGTTCACCTCTCCGACCTCGACTGGAACCGTCCGGGCGAACAGGTCATCGAAGAGTTCAACAAGGGTGACGTGGTCAAGGCCGTCGTTCTCGACGTTGACGTCGAGAAGGAACGCATCTCGCTCGGCATCAAGCAGCTCGGCCGCGACGCGGTTGGCGAAGCAGCAACTTCGGGCGAACTGCGCAAGAATGCCGTTGTTTCGTGCGAAGTCATCGCGATCAACGATGGTGGCGTCGAAGTGAAGCTCGTTGCTCACGAAGACATCACGTCGTTCATCCGCCGCGCCGACCTTGCTCGCGACCGTGACGACCAGCGTCCTGAGCGTTTCTCCGTTGGCCAGGTTTTTGACGCTCGCGTCACGAACTTCTCCAAGAAGGATCGCAAGGTCATGCTGTCGATCAAGGCTCTCGAGATCGCAGAAGAGAAGGAAGCCGTCGCTCAGTTCGGTTCGTCCGACTCTGGCGCATCGCTCGGCGACATCCTGGGCGCAGCCCTGAAGAACCGCACCAACGACTAA
- a CDS encoding DUF1365 domain-containing protein produces MTMSSAIYAGHVLHVRHRPKQHKLRYSVFSLLVDLDELPLLDRSLRLFGHNRAGIYSVHDEDHGDGITGGLRDWVESQLLAAGVEASGIKVRMLCYPRILGYVFNPLTVYFCYRDNDELAAVLYEVSNTFKERHTYVIPVTPGGKVLRHQCAKEMYVSPFIPMDCRYSFSIQPPSEDVVINISETDVDGPLLFAGFTGHRRDLSDAGLLRMLLTFPLMTLKVMGGIHWEALRLWLKGTPVYRHKAAAQPIATTIVLQNGIDKP; encoded by the coding sequence ATGACCATGTCCTCAGCGATTTACGCCGGTCACGTGCTGCATGTCCGGCACCGGCCCAAACAGCACAAGCTGCGCTATAGCGTGTTCTCGTTGCTGGTCGATCTCGACGAATTGCCGCTGCTTGACCGGTCCTTGCGCCTTTTCGGCCACAACAGGGCCGGCATCTATTCGGTGCACGACGAAGACCACGGCGACGGCATTACCGGGGGGCTGCGTGACTGGGTCGAGAGCCAGCTTCTTGCTGCCGGCGTCGAGGCAAGTGGCATCAAGGTCCGTATGCTCTGCTACCCGCGCATATTGGGTTATGTATTCAATCCGCTGACGGTGTATTTTTGCTATCGAGACAATGACGAATTGGCTGCCGTTCTCTACGAGGTCAGCAACACCTTCAAGGAACGCCATACCTATGTGATCCCGGTAACGCCAGGCGGCAAGGTTTTGCGCCATCAATGCGCCAAGGAGATGTATGTCTCGCCGTTTATTCCCATGGACTGCCGGTATAGTTTCAGTATCCAGCCGCCGTCGGAAGACGTTGTGATCAATATCAGCGAAACCGATGTCGACGGACCGCTGTTGTTTGCCGGATTTACTGGACACCGTCGGGACTTGTCGGATGCAGGCTTGTTGCGCATGTTGTTAACCTTCCCCTTGATGACCCTGAAGGTGATGGGAGGCATACACTGGGAAGCGCTACGGCTATGGCTGAAAGGCACGCCGGTGTACCGCCACAAGGCTGCAGCCCAGCCGATCGCGACAACGATCGTTCTGCAGAATGGGATAGACAAGCCATGA
- a CDS encoding NAD(P)/FAD-dependent oxidoreductase, giving the protein METDISRPVASGKRRIAVIGSGISGLSSAWLLSKSADVVLYETESRAGGHSNTVVAPADGRNIPVDTGFIVYNDRNYPNLVKLFEHLKVPTLASNMSFSASLSGGSFEYSGSGLFGLLGQRSNIFSPRFWKMLSDIMRFYREAPGLLKRPELENVSLGSYLASASYSASFIEDHLLPMGAAIWSTTAHDMQLYPLHAFIRFFDNHGLLSLTDRPRWRTVNGGSREYVKRILADFSGELRLSTPVAQVRRGRAGVEITDVSGHRDQFDDVVMATHANQSLDLLEDADSSERRVLEAFQYTPNLAVLHSDARLMPRRKSVWSSWNYIADGRDAASEAPCVTYWMNKLQSLDAAHPLFVTLNPCREVDPAKIVRTFNYEHPLFDTAAIRAQRQLWQVQGRRNTWFCGAYFGSGFHEDGLQAGLAVAEALGGIRRPWIVANESGRIVISHNRLEAAE; this is encoded by the coding sequence ATGGAAACGGATATTTCTAGGCCTGTTGCCAGCGGAAAGCGCAGGATCGCGGTCATCGGGTCAGGAATCTCCGGTCTGTCCTCCGCCTGGTTGCTGTCGAAAAGCGCAGATGTCGTGTTGTACGAGACCGAATCCCGTGCCGGCGGCCACTCCAATACGGTGGTTGCACCAGCCGATGGCAGGAATATCCCGGTCGATACGGGCTTCATTGTCTATAACGACCGCAATTATCCGAACCTGGTGAAGCTTTTCGAACACCTGAAGGTTCCGACTTTGGCTTCGAACATGTCATTTTCGGCCTCGCTGTCGGGCGGCAGTTTCGAATATTCCGGCTCCGGCCTATTCGGATTGCTTGGCCAGCGCAGCAACATCTTCAGCCCCCGCTTCTGGAAAATGCTGTCTGACATCATGCGCTTCTACCGGGAGGCGCCGGGCCTGTTGAAGCGCCCGGAACTTGAGAATGTCAGCCTCGGTTCCTACCTGGCATCTGCCAGCTACAGTGCTTCCTTCATCGAAGACCATCTGCTGCCGATGGGCGCTGCAATCTGGTCCACCACCGCACATGACATGCAGCTTTACCCTTTGCATGCCTTCATCCGGTTCTTCGACAACCACGGTTTGTTGTCGCTGACAGATCGGCCGCGCTGGCGCACCGTAAACGGTGGAAGCCGGGAATACGTAAAGCGAATTCTGGCAGATTTTTCAGGCGAACTGAGGCTGTCCACGCCAGTTGCCCAAGTTCGTCGCGGTCGTGCAGGTGTCGAAATTACCGACGTCAGTGGCCATCGGGATCAGTTCGACGATGTCGTGATGGCGACTCATGCCAATCAGAGCCTCGATCTGCTGGAAGATGCCGATAGTTCGGAACGTCGTGTTCTTGAAGCCTTTCAGTACACACCGAACCTTGCCGTGCTTCATTCCGACGCCCGGCTGATGCCACGGCGCAAATCGGTATGGTCGAGCTGGAACTACATCGCCGATGGCCGGGATGCGGCCAGTGAAGCGCCATGCGTCACCTACTGGATGAACAAGCTCCAGTCTCTCGACGCCGCGCATCCACTCTTCGTTACACTCAATCCCTGCCGCGAGGTCGATCCGGCGAAGATCGTCCGGACCTTCAACTACGAACATCCGCTGTTCGATACAGCGGCCATCCGTGCCCAACGGCAACTCTGGCAGGTGCAGGGGCGACGCAATACCTGGTTCTGCGGCGCCTATTTCGGCAGCGGCTTCCATGAAGACGGTCTGCAGGCCGGGCTTGCCGTCGCCGAAGCGCTCGGGGGCATTCGTCGACCGTGGATCGTTGCCAACGAATCCGGCCGGATCGTGATCAGCCACAATCGTCTCGAGGCAGCGGAATGA
- a CDS encoding SAM-dependent methyltransferase, translating to MSHAEQEMQTLTNARSFWQRILCGWADRISVGRLTLQFEGGGEHAAIGGEAGPSAVLYVRNAKSVFRILTGGTLGFAQSFIDGDLDSPDIGAVLELALANEKSLQKVLHPSTIFGRMAHLRHKLRRNSKQGSRRNIAFHYDLGNQFYGLWLDRTMTYSSALYTPSSLSLADAQEEKYARIVRELGIGADDHVLEIGCGWGGFAEYAVRTTGCRVTGLTLSVEQARFAEERLRKAGIAEHVDIRLEDYRDCKGQFDKIVSIEMFEAVGEENWPVYFEAVHERLAPGGCALIQTITIDEARFEGYRRNADFIQTYIFPGGMLPTVTLFGCDAQNAGLQVSDCFRFGKDYDRTLMAWDAAFTGNWQKIAPLGFDRRFYRMWRLYLHYCAVGFRTGRIDVVQFRLDKPTLN from the coding sequence ATGAGCCATGCCGAGCAGGAAATGCAAACTTTGACCAATGCCCGCTCGTTCTGGCAGCGGATCTTATGCGGATGGGCCGACAGGATATCGGTGGGCCGTTTGACGCTGCAGTTTGAAGGCGGCGGCGAACATGCTGCGATCGGGGGCGAAGCAGGACCAAGCGCGGTCTTGTATGTCCGAAACGCCAAGTCGGTATTTCGCATCCTGACGGGCGGCACGCTGGGTTTTGCGCAGTCCTTCATCGACGGTGATCTGGACAGTCCGGATATCGGAGCGGTGCTGGAACTGGCACTGGCGAACGAAAAAAGCCTTCAAAAGGTACTCCATCCATCGACGATATTCGGCCGGATGGCACATCTGCGCCACAAGTTGCGGCGCAATTCCAAACAGGGCAGCCGTCGCAATATCGCCTTCCACTACGACCTCGGCAATCAGTTCTACGGGCTTTGGCTGGACCGGACGATGACCTATTCGTCCGCCTTGTACACGCCGTCGAGCCTTTCTCTGGCGGACGCGCAGGAGGAAAAATACGCCCGTATCGTGCGCGAGCTGGGCATCGGTGCCGATGACCACGTTCTGGAGATCGGTTGCGGTTGGGGAGGATTTGCGGAATATGCGGTCCGCACAACCGGTTGTCGCGTTACCGGTTTGACACTGTCTGTGGAGCAGGCTCGTTTCGCCGAGGAGAGATTGCGGAAGGCCGGCATCGCCGAGCACGTCGATATTCGTCTCGAGGACTACCGCGACTGTAAGGGGCAGTTCGACAAGATCGTTTCCATCGAGATGTTCGAGGCCGTCGGCGAGGAAAACTGGCCAGTCTATTTCGAGGCAGTCCACGAGCGGCTGGCGCCGGGCGGCTGCGCTCTCATCCAGACGATTACCATCGACGAGGCGCGGTTCGAGGGTTATCGGCGCAATGCCGACTTCATCCAGACATACATCTTTCCGGGTGGCATGTTGCCAACCGTTACCCTGTTCGGCTGTGACGCTCAAAATGCGGGATTGCAGGTCTCCGACTGCTTCCGCTTCGGCAAGGACTACGACCGGACACTTATGGCTTGGGATGCGGCCTTCACCGGTAATTGGCAAAAGATCGCACCGCTTGGCTTCGATCGCCGCTTCTACCGCATGTGGCGCCTTTACCTGCATTATTGTGCAGTCGGTTTCCGCACGGGGCGCATCGATGTCGTGCAATTCAGGCTGGACAAACCGACGCTGAATTGA
- a CDS encoding TIGR02300 family protein, which yields MAKAELGTKRTCPDTGKKFYDLNKDPVVSPYTGKSWPLSYFEETSVAAIMEKAEEEEVAEVDTENTDVELVSLEDADDAAGGDDIPDLGDDDVEIDGDDDDDTFLEADEDDDDDDMTGIIGVSGDDDEV from the coding sequence GTGGCGAAGGCAGAACTTGGAACGAAACGCACTTGCCCTGATACCGGCAAGAAATTCTACGATCTGAACAAGGATCCGGTCGTATCCCCCTACACGGGCAAATCCTGGCCCCTCTCCTATTTCGAGGAGACCTCGGTCGCAGCCATCATGGAGAAGGCTGAAGAAGAGGAAGTGGCCGAAGTCGATACCGAGAACACGGATGTCGAACTGGTTTCGCTTGAGGATGCAGATGATGCAGCCGGCGGCGACGACATTCCTGACCTCGGCGACGACGACGTCGAAATCGACGGCGATGACGATGATGATACCTTCCTCGAAGCCGATGAAGATGATGACGATGACGACATGACCGGCATCATCGGCGTCTCCGGTGATGACGACGAAGTCTGA